TAGCCGGACTCAGCGTATGCTGCCATTTCAACGTTGCCATATTAATTGTTTTTTCCTGAGGTCCTTTTAACCAATAACCGCCCCAGGGAGCATAAGCTTTGTTGTCATAGGGAGAGCGTACATCCGCATTCGGTTGCCAGCGCGCTTCCTGAGAAGATTCCATATTATTCCAATTGCTCTCGGTATAGGTCGCACTTTTATACCATCCTCTGAGCACATTCAGCGTAAGCTTTTTGTTCGAGGAAAAATAATAGTTTAATTTTGCCTGTGCGTTGTACTCTGGATTGTAAGCGTGAGCCTGCGGGAAAATATTAACACCGCGTTTATAGCGTCCGGTAAGCAACAGTGTAAAATTCTCCGTCAAGGCGCCGTAAAGTGTGCCTTCAATTTCATGCTCGGCACGTTCGGTATAGTCGCCTAACACATCATCGGGTGTGATCTGTTCTCTGTACGTGTCCAGCAATTGATCCGCAGAGGGCACGGTTTCGCCATCCCAACCGTAGAAACGCTTGAAATAATTGGCGTAATTCTGACGTTGTGCCGGGTCCTCCAATGTACCTTCCCAGTATTCTTTGTCAAAATTTGTATATTTCCACAAATCATCACTGTACATATTGGGGCCCCAGTGATACTGACCAGCGGGTCGCATACGATAATTGAATTTACCATGAAAATTTTGCTTTTGCCGGGAAGCTTCTTTAGTGACAACATTAACAACACCGGACATCGCATTACCATATTCAGCATTGAACCCGCCTGTCATCACTTTAACTTCCTGCATGGCCGTTGTGTTTAATCGTTGCCAGTTATCAGATAAAAGCCCACTGTTTAAAGAAGCACCGTCAACCTTGTAATTCACCTCCGAGGCCAGGCCGCCGCGAAAATAAGTGGTTTCACCGGTATTATAAACACCCACTTTTTGACTCAAGGCGCCACTTAAATCAGCAATTGGAGCTCTCTCAATGTAGCCGGCATCCATAATCTCCTGACTGCCTGTAATATCTTTATCAACCACAGGACGCTCAGAAACAATGGATATTTGTTGGCCTTCGATTACAGTGGGCTCTAATTCAAAATCAATCGTTGTTGTCTGATCCACAGCAACTCTAACATTTGTTTTTGTGACAACGGTATATCCCATCATCGTCGCACGCACCGCATAGATTCCCGGCTGCACATTAATGATGAAATACTCACCTTCCAAATCCGTCGCAGCCCCCATTTTTGTTCCTTCGATAACGACATTGGCACCCGGTAAAGGTTCTTGTGTATTTTTATCAATCACCTTTCCGGCAATTTTACCTGTGGTCGCCGCATAATTATCCAGCGGAAAAACAGTCAACACAAGTATGCCAATCCACACCATTAAAAGGAGCAAACGTTTTTTACGCATGTCCAATCCTCCTTGGTTGTTGGTTAAAAAGAAATGTTCTGCCAGCAGATAGCTGCCTGTAATTATCTGCCGTGCAGTCGTCTTTTCACGATGGTACGAGAAAGACAAAGTTATTAATGCAGCTTTGGATTA
This genomic window from candidate division KSB1 bacterium contains:
- a CDS encoding carboxypeptidase-like regulatory domain-containing protein; the protein is MRKKRLLLLMVWIGILVLTVFPLDNYAATTGKIAGKVIDKNTQEPLPGANVVIEGTKMGAATDLEGEYFIINVQPGIYAVRATMMGYTVVTKTNVRVAVDQTTTIDFELEPTVIEGQQISIVSERPVVDKDITGSQEIMDAGYIERAPIADLSGALSQKVGVYNTGETTYFRGGLASEVNYKVDGASLNSGLLSDNWQRLNTTAMQEVKVMTGGFNAEYGNAMSGVVNVVTKEASRQKQNFHGKFNYRMRPAGQYHWGPNMYSDDLWKYTNFDKEYWEGTLEDPAQRQNYANYFKRFYGWDGETVPSADQLLDTYREQITPDDVLGDYTERAEHEIEGTLYGALTENFTLLLTGRYKRGVNIFPQAHAYNPEYNAQAKLNYYFSSNKKLTLNVLRGWYKSATYTESNWNNMESSQEARWQPNADVRSPYDNKAYAPWGGYWLKGPQEKTINMATLKWQHTLSPATFYTVQFYLPG